Proteins co-encoded in one Desulfitobacterium hafniense DCB-2 genomic window:
- a CDS encoding small, acid-soluble spore protein, alpha/beta type — protein sequence MAKYNLPVDKNTVATQFNVTLGPDATSRQNGSVGGEMVRRTFESFGKR from the coding sequence ATGGCAAAGTACAATTTACCTGTAGACAAAAACACGGTAGCAACCCAATTTAACGTCACCTTAGGTCCGGATGCCACTTCCCGTCAAAACGGTTCCGTTGGTGGAGAAATGGTTCGTCGTACATTTGAAAGCTTTGGCAAACGATAA